In a genomic window of Chaetodon trifascialis isolate fChaTrf1 chromosome 8, fChaTrf1.hap1, whole genome shotgun sequence:
- the LOC139335474 gene encoding MAP kinase-activated protein kinase 2-like, giving the protein MSNQHQPSFPNQQQPNLNSAPLPQCLVKPFNNPLQIKRNVITDDYCVTSQVLGMGINGRVLEILHKQSGEKYALKMLQDCPEARREVELHWRVSPCSHIVPIIDVYENLYQGKKCLLIVMECMDGGELFSHIQDRGNHAFTEREASDIMKSIGEAIHFLHTINIAHRDIKPENLLYTSKRPDALLKLTDFGFAKEITTLNSLATPCFTPYYVAPEVLGPEKYDRSCDMWSLGVIMYILLCGYPPFFSHHGLAISPGMKRRIRNGQYEFPNPEWSDVSEEAKQLICHLLKTEPTQRMSINEFINHPWINQSVQVPQTPLHTSRVLHEEQDVWEKVKEEMTNALQTMRVDYDQIKIKTIEDSTNPLLLKRRKKTKNSAKQPPG; this is encoded by the exons ATGTCGAATCAGCACCAGCCGAGTTTCCCGAACCAACAGCAGCCAAACTTGAACTCTGCTCCTCTCCCACAGTGTTTAGTGAAACCTTTTAACAATCCTCTTCAAATCAAAAGGAATGTGATAACAGACGATTACTGTGTGACGAGTCAGGTGCTCGGGATGGGGATAAATGGCAGAGTGCTGGAAATACTCCACAAACAGAGTGGAGAAAAGTATGCACTAAAG ATGCTGCAGGATTGTCCAGAAGCCAGACGGGAGGTTGAGCTCCATTGGAGAGTGTCACCGTGCTCCCACATTGTACCCATCATAGATGTTTATGAGAATCTCTACCAGGGCAAGAAGTGTCTCCTCATCGTGATGGAGTG catgGATGGAGGTGAATTATTCAGTCATATCCAAGACCGAGGGAATCATGCATTTACAGAAAGAG AGGCCTCTGACATCATGAAAAGTATCGGAGAAGCAATACATTTCTTGCACACCATCAACATTGCTCACAGAGACATCAAG CCCGAGAATCTGCTTTACACCTCCAAAAGACCAGATGCCCTCCTCAAGCTGACAGATTTTGGGTTTGCCAAAGAAATCACCACATTAAACTCCTTAGCAACACCCTGCTTTACACCCTACTATGTTG CTCCAGAAGTTCTTGGTCCAGAGAAATATGACAGATCCTGTGACATGTGGTCTCTGGGTGTCATTATGTATATCCT ACTTTGCGGATATCCTCCCTTTTTCTCGCATCATGGTCTGGCAATATCTCCAGGAATGAAAAGACGGATCCGTAATGGACAATATGAGTTCCCTAACCCAGAGTGGTCTGATGTGTCTGAGGAAG CCAAACAGCTGATCTGCCACTTGCTGAAAACTGAGCCCACCCAGAGAATGAGCATCAATGAGTTCATAAACCACCCCTGGATTAAT CAGTCGGTCCAGGTCCCACAAACGCCTCTTCACACCAGCCGCGTGCTGCACGAGGAACAAGATGTCTGGGAGAAGGTTAAA GAGGAAATGACAAATGCGCTGCAGACGATGAGAGTGGACTATGACCAAATTAAAATCAAAACCATTGAAGACTCAACAAATCCTCTACTgttgaagagaagaaagaaaactaaaaactCAGCCAAACAACCGCCAGGCTAG
- the eif2d gene encoding eukaryotic translation initiation factor 2D isoform X1, whose translation MFSRPFRVKSNTAIKGSDRRKLKADISTAFPSLSADELSELVPNKEELNVVKIYAHKGDAVTLYVLQKNPLFFELERRLYPTVYVLWRYPALLPTFRTWPPVLQKMIGGADLMLPGVVVPSVGLPAVKQGDCCAVTVVNNRAPVAVGTAAVSSAEMHSLGMKGRGVCVLHTYMDNLWAFGDKTVPPSLPDAESEGQGILGEECEVDEEEEEGVEKCAEEEQSPSETVVDQVCSGVEEVTLAEQEKGQRDNEEEEGNQDDQKMPQEIMDALLLQCFLHALKCKVKKSELPLLTSTFLRNHMFSCCPSGKQLDIKKSSYKKLSKFLQAMQQQYNLVRVKELTKGVESIVEVDWKNQELYSFTVPEGSDVGAALVQEGGEGETPYHPPEITTLYSVSARLEPVFLDANKRKGTIVQPAEVRKIVTDYVKKNELVDENNKNYVTINPTLCDCLLEKSEYQEVESLKWDDLFSRTLGRMQECYQIVFPGQAPIRRKGHIEPIDISVASRGSNKKVTLIKNLEVYGLDPAVVATALQHRVQASSVLQPIPGSKDKVLVQIQGNQIHQAGNLLLDHYQIPRKFIQGLDKAPKGGKKK comes from the exons ATGTTTTCCAGACCGTTTCGTGTCAAGTCCAACACCGCAATCAAAGGATCCGACAG GCGAAAGCTCAAAGCTGACATATCCACAGCTTTTCCTTCACTGTCTGCTGATGAGCTGTCGGAGCTGGTCCCCAACAAAGAGGAATTAAATGTCGTGAAGATTTATGCACACAAGGGAGACGCTGTGACACTTTATGTTCTTCAAAAAAATCCACTGTTCTTTGAACTAGAGAGAAGACTTTATCCTACAG TGTATGTGCTTTGGCGCTACCCTGCTCTCCTGCCAACATTCAGGACATGGCCTCCTGTGCTTCAGAAGATGATTGGAGGGGCAG ATCTCATGCTGCCAGGCGTGGTGGTGCCTTCAGTTGGTCTCCCAGCTGTGAAACAGGGCGACTGCTGTGCTGTTACAGTAGTGAATAATAG GGCTCCTGTTGCAGTTGGAACTGCTGCAGTGTCCAGTGCAGAGATGCATAgtttgggtatgaaagggagaggagtgtgtgttctCCACACATACATGGATAATCTCTG GGCTTTTGGAGATAAGACAGTTCCCCCATCTTTACCAGATGCAGAAAGTGAAGGACAAGGAATACTTGGTGAGGAGTGCGAGgttgatgaggaggaagaggaaggagttGAGAAgtgtgcagaggaggagcagagtcCCAGTGAAACGGTGGTAGATCAGGTGTGCTCTGGTGTCGAGGAGGTGACTCTGGCTGAGCAGGAGAAGGGTCAAAGGGacaatgaggaagaggaaggcaaCCAGGATGACCAGAAAATGCCACAAG AGATAATGGACGCCCTgctgttgcagtgttttctccATGCTCTCAAGTGCAAGGTGAAGAAGTCAGAGCTCCCTCTGCTGACCAGTACATTTCTCCGCAACCACATGTTCTCCTGCTG CCCAAGTGGAAAGCAGCTTGATATCAAGAAATCCAGCTATAAAAAG TTGTCCAAGTTTCTACAGGCCATGCAGCAGCAGTATAACCTTGTGCGAGTGAAAGAACTGACCAAGGGTGTGGAGAGCATTGTGGAGGTGGACTGGAAAAATCAGGA GCTGTATTCCTTCACTGTTCCTGAGGGGTCAGATGTTGGAGCAGCGCTGgtgcaggaaggaggagaaggagaaactCCATACCATCCTCCTGAGATCACAACTCTGTACTCTGTGTCAGCTCGACTGGAGCCTGTCTTTCTGGATGCAAacaagag AAAAGGAACAATAGTGCAACCCGCTGAAGTGAGAAAAATTGTCACGGACTATGTGAAGAAGAATGAACTTGTGGATGAAAATAATAAGAA CTACGTCACCATAAACCCCACTCTGTGTGACTGCTTGCTGGAGAAATCAGAGTACCAGGAGGTAGAGTCTCTCAAGTGGGATGACCTCTTTAGCAG GACATTGGGACGGATGCAGGAGTGCTATCAAATTGTATTCCCTGGACAAGCACCTATAAGAAGGAAGGGCCACATTGAGCCCATAGACATCTCTGTGGCTTCTCGAGGCTCCAATAAGAAG GTGACCCTAATAAAGAACCTGGAAGTGTATGGTTTGGACCCTGCAGTCGTGGCCACTGCTTTGCAGCACAGAGTCCAAGCGAGCTCCGTCTTGCAGCCCATTCCTGGGTCCAAGGACAAAGTCCTGGTCCAGATCCAAGGCAACCAGATTCATCAAGCTGGCAATCTGCTGCTAG ATCACTATCAAATTCCTCGCAAGTTCATCCAAGGATTAGACAAAGCTCCAAAAGGTGGCAAGAAGAAGTAG
- the eif2d gene encoding eukaryotic translation initiation factor 2D isoform X2 has protein sequence MIGGADLMLPGVVVPSVGLPAVKQGDCCAVTVVNNRAPVAVGTAAVSSAEMHSLGMKGRGVCVLHTYMDNLWAFGDKTVPPSLPDAESEGQGILGEECEVDEEEEEGVEKCAEEEQSPSETVVDQVCSGVEEVTLAEQEKGQRDNEEEEGNQDDQKMPQEIMDALLLQCFLHALKCKVKKSELPLLTSTFLRNHMFSCCPSGKQLDIKKSSYKKLSKFLQAMQQQYNLVRVKELTKGVESIVEVDWKNQELYSFTVPEGSDVGAALVQEGGEGETPYHPPEITTLYSVSARLEPVFLDANKRKGTIVQPAEVRKIVTDYVKKNELVDENNKNYVTINPTLCDCLLEKSEYQEVESLKWDDLFSRTLGRMQECYQIVFPGQAPIRRKGHIEPIDISVASRGSNKKVTLIKNLEVYGLDPAVVATALQHRVQASSVLQPIPGSKDKVLVQIQGNQIHQAGNLLLDHYQIPRKFIQGLDKAPKGGKKK, from the exons ATGATTGGAGGGGCAG ATCTCATGCTGCCAGGCGTGGTGGTGCCTTCAGTTGGTCTCCCAGCTGTGAAACAGGGCGACTGCTGTGCTGTTACAGTAGTGAATAATAG GGCTCCTGTTGCAGTTGGAACTGCTGCAGTGTCCAGTGCAGAGATGCATAgtttgggtatgaaagggagaggagtgtgtgttctCCACACATACATGGATAATCTCTG GGCTTTTGGAGATAAGACAGTTCCCCCATCTTTACCAGATGCAGAAAGTGAAGGACAAGGAATACTTGGTGAGGAGTGCGAGgttgatgaggaggaagaggaaggagttGAGAAgtgtgcagaggaggagcagagtcCCAGTGAAACGGTGGTAGATCAGGTGTGCTCTGGTGTCGAGGAGGTGACTCTGGCTGAGCAGGAGAAGGGTCAAAGGGacaatgaggaagaggaaggcaaCCAGGATGACCAGAAAATGCCACAAG AGATAATGGACGCCCTgctgttgcagtgttttctccATGCTCTCAAGTGCAAGGTGAAGAAGTCAGAGCTCCCTCTGCTGACCAGTACATTTCTCCGCAACCACATGTTCTCCTGCTG CCCAAGTGGAAAGCAGCTTGATATCAAGAAATCCAGCTATAAAAAG TTGTCCAAGTTTCTACAGGCCATGCAGCAGCAGTATAACCTTGTGCGAGTGAAAGAACTGACCAAGGGTGTGGAGAGCATTGTGGAGGTGGACTGGAAAAATCAGGA GCTGTATTCCTTCACTGTTCCTGAGGGGTCAGATGTTGGAGCAGCGCTGgtgcaggaaggaggagaaggagaaactCCATACCATCCTCCTGAGATCACAACTCTGTACTCTGTGTCAGCTCGACTGGAGCCTGTCTTTCTGGATGCAAacaagag AAAAGGAACAATAGTGCAACCCGCTGAAGTGAGAAAAATTGTCACGGACTATGTGAAGAAGAATGAACTTGTGGATGAAAATAATAAGAA CTACGTCACCATAAACCCCACTCTGTGTGACTGCTTGCTGGAGAAATCAGAGTACCAGGAGGTAGAGTCTCTCAAGTGGGATGACCTCTTTAGCAG GACATTGGGACGGATGCAGGAGTGCTATCAAATTGTATTCCCTGGACAAGCACCTATAAGAAGGAAGGGCCACATTGAGCCCATAGACATCTCTGTGGCTTCTCGAGGCTCCAATAAGAAG GTGACCCTAATAAAGAACCTGGAAGTGTATGGTTTGGACCCTGCAGTCGTGGCCACTGCTTTGCAGCACAGAGTCCAAGCGAGCTCCGTCTTGCAGCCCATTCCTGGGTCCAAGGACAAAGTCCTGGTCCAGATCCAAGGCAACCAGATTCATCAAGCTGGCAATCTGCTGCTAG ATCACTATCAAATTCCTCGCAAGTTCATCCAAGGATTAGACAAAGCTCCAAAAGGTGGCAAGAAGAAGTAG